Proteins encoded by one window of Acetivibrio thermocellus ATCC 27405:
- a CDS encoding RNA polymerase sigma factor translates to MIGVLTMNKERDNILIESTLKGNINSFEELMTLYQGKLFNFLLKMTSSREDAEEITQEVFIKVYNNLYKYNNRWSFSTWIYRIAINTLRSEYRKAKNVKSVDYYTNVSELPANFSDYPELAYEMKERQKEIIKLIDELKEDQKTALLLRYMQDFSFKEIGDILGISPEAAKMKIQRAKQSICKKYEELEKDGG, encoded by the coding sequence ATGATTGGTGTGTTAACTATGAACAAAGAACGAGACAATATATTAATTGAAAGTACCTTAAAAGGCAATATAAATTCTTTTGAGGAATTGATGACGCTATATCAGGGAAAGCTGTTCAATTTTCTCTTGAAGATGACCTCCTCCCGGGAGGACGCAGAGGAAATTACCCAGGAAGTATTTATAAAGGTATATAACAACCTGTATAAGTACAACAACAGGTGGAGTTTCTCCACTTGGATTTACCGTATAGCCATAAACACACTCCGGAGTGAATATAGAAAAGCAAAAAATGTAAAGAGTGTTGACTATTACACAAACGTATCTGAGCTGCCTGCAAACTTCAGTGATTATCCCGAGCTGGCCTATGAAATGAAAGAGCGGCAAAAGGAAATAATCAAACTTATCGACGAGCTTAAGGAAGACCAGAAAACAGCGTTGCTTCTACGATATATGCAGGATTTTTCTTTTAAAGAAATCGGCGACATATTGGGAATCTCTCCTGAAGCTGCAAAGATGAAAATCCAGAGAGCCAAGCAGAGTATTTGCAAAAAGTATGAAGAACTCGAAAAGGACGGTGGATAA
- a CDS encoding LytR/AlgR family response regulator transcription factor yields the protein MFWTNINHQSSGFELTSALDKGKQFDIYCLDIMMPGFTGIDLANEIRGSDKTAPILFFTSSAEFALESYSVRAADYVLKPVSKEKLFLTFDELLEQIEAQKKENTIIVKSCDGI from the coding sequence ATCTTTTGGACGAATATAAATCATCAAAGCAGCGGATTTGAATTAACTTCGGCTTTAGATAAAGGCAAGCAGTTTGACATATATTGCCTGGATATTATGATGCCGGGTTTTACAGGCATTGATTTGGCAAATGAAATCCGAGGTTCTGACAAAACCGCACCGATTTTATTTTTTACCTCATCGGCTGAATTTGCATTGGAAAGTTATTCCGTAAGGGCCGCTGACTATGTATTAAAGCCTGTCTCGAAAGAGAAACTCTTTTTAACTTTTGATGAACTTTTGGAACAGATAGAAGCACAAAAAAAGGAAAATACAATTATTGTAAAGAGCTGCGACGGCATCTAA
- a CDS encoding sensor histidine kinase, translating to MIEILFGTATAVSFAGMERTRKNYIAVGCLTTVLFFLQVICLNAWDIDVTFKLYPLLSHLPITVFIVAYLKRPWLISLTSVLASFLCCQPPRWIGTALGEVFDSVSINHVSYIAAAFLTYCFLRKYAVTSVRHLIERSVSSCLLLAPCRLFTICSNMLDSQFKQAQKEFESLRQMQKTTASYRHDMRHHFALLQSMASKGNMEDIKEYLQTVQSDLDAITPVRFCENETVNLILSSFAAKAKQSEVRLTIDAKLPDSYPFSDTELCSLLSNTLENAIHASKQITDISKRIIHLRMFSRNNKLCIDIRNSYQKEPVFHHGLPVSKEQGHGFGTKSMAHIVEKYGGVFQFSVKDGWFIFQATT from the coding sequence ATGATAGAAATCTTGTTTGGTACGGCGACAGCGGTCAGTTTCGCCGGAATGGAACGCACACGTAAAAATTATATTGCGGTCGGCTGCCTAACTACGGTTTTATTTTTTTTGCAGGTCATATGCTTAAATGCATGGGATATTGATGTGACATTTAAATTGTATCCGCTTCTGTCCCACTTACCCATTACTGTTTTCATAGTGGCATATTTAAAGCGTCCATGGCTGATTTCACTAACCAGTGTGCTTGCATCCTTTCTGTGCTGTCAGCCTCCCCGTTGGATCGGTACCGCCCTTGGCGAAGTTTTTGACAGTGTTTCCATAAATCACGTCAGCTATATTGCCGCCGCGTTTTTAACATACTGTTTCCTTCGAAAATATGCAGTGACATCAGTTCGGCATCTGATAGAACGTTCTGTCAGTTCCTGCCTGCTTTTGGCGCCATGCCGGCTTTTTACTATCTGTTCGAATATGTTGGATTCCCAGTTTAAGCAGGCACAAAAAGAATTTGAATCACTACGGCAGATGCAAAAAACTACCGCATCCTACCGACACGATATGCGTCATCATTTTGCTCTTCTTCAGAGTATGGCATCCAAAGGAAACATGGAAGATATCAAAGAATATCTGCAGACCGTGCAGTCTGACTTGGACGCCATTACTCCTGTACGTTTTTGTGAAAACGAAACTGTAAATTTAATTTTGTCCTCTTTTGCCGCCAAAGCGAAACAGTCGGAAGTCAGGCTGACCATAGATGCAAAGCTACCGGACTCTTACCCTTTCAGCGACACCGAGCTTTGCTCCCTCTTGTCAAACACCCTGGAAAATGCCATACATGCATCAAAGCAAATAACCGACATCAGTAAACGCATTATACATCTGCGCATGTTTTCCAGGAACAACAAGCTGTGCATTGACATTCGCAACAGCTATCAAAAAGAGCCGGTTTTTCATCATGGTCTCCCGGTGTCAAAAGAGCAGGGACATGGCTTTGGCACAAAAAGCATGGCTCATATCGTGGAAAAGTACGGCGGTGTATTTCAATTTTCAGTCAAGGATGGTTGGTTTATATTTCAAGCCACAACATGA